CCAGACCGTGTTCATGCGGTGGACGGCGCCGTACGTCATGAACATCATGTCGCCCGTCGCCAGCTCGCCCTGGAGCACGATGATGATGTAGAGCGTGGCGGCGAAAATCGCCCCGAACGCATACTTGCCCCACTCGGGGGCCGCGGCCTCCACGAGGGTGGCGGTCGACGCCGCGAACGCGGTCATGATGCTGAGGTACACGCCAGCCATGACGGCGCGGGCGGCGAAGCGGGCAGGTTCGTGGCTGAAAAGGTCGAGTTTGTTTTGTATCGAGGCGGGGGCTTCTTCGGCGAAACTCATAGGCCGAATCGTAGTAATCCTTCCCGCCATCAAGCGCCGCGGCCGGTGATGGCGGCGTGCTTGAATGTGGGGAAAGAAAGGAAGCGCCATGAACCACAAAGACGTAGCGGCCCGCGTGTTGGCCGGGCTCGGCGGGGAGGACAACATCGTGGGCGCCGCGCACTGCGCCACACGCCTGCGCCTCGTGCTCAAGGACCCGGACCGGGTGGACACCGCGGCTTTGGATAACGACCCCGACCTCAAGGGGACCTTCGAGACGGGCGGGATGTTCCAAGTCATCGTCGGCCCCGGGGACGTGGATCAGGTCTTCGCCGAGCTCGACGCGATGACGGGATGAAATATCGCTGTCTCCACCGATGAGCTCAAAGAGGTGGCCGCGAAGCAGGGCAGCTGGTTCACCCGCTTCATCAAGGTCCGCTCCGATACTTTCGTCCCCCTTATCCCGATCCTCGTCGGCGGCGGCCTGCTCATGGCGCTTAACAACGTGCTCACCGCCGACGGAGATCATCAACGTCCTCGCCTCCGCGCCCTTCACCTTCCTGCCGGTGCTGGTGGGGTATTCCGCCACCAAGCGTTTCGGCGGCAACGAGTACCTGGGCGCGGGCATGGGCATGGCGATGGTGCACCCCGCGCTCGTCGACGGCTACGAGGTTGCCACCTCCATGGCCGAGGGCACCATGCCCTACTGGGACCTGTTCGGGCTTCCCGTCGCGCAGGCCGGCTACCAGGGCGCGGTGCTGCCGGTCCTCGCCGTCGCCTGGGTGTTGGCGACCGTGGAAAAGTGGTTCCACCGCCGTCTCAAGGGCACCGTCGACTTCCTCCTCACGCCGCTGGCGACCCTGCTGATCACGGGCTTCATCACCTTCATCGCGGTCGGCCCGGCCGTGCGTTGGCTCGGCGACCTGCTTATCGACGCCCTCGCCGGCCTCTACGACATCGGGGGGCCTGTCGGCGGGCTACTGTTCGGGCTGGTCTACTCCCCGATCGTGATCACGGTCCTGCCCCAGTCTTTCCCGCCGATCGAACTAGAGCTGATCAACCAGGGCGGCTCCTTCATCTTCCCGACGGCCTCCATGGCCAACGTCGCCCAGGGCGCGGCGGCGCTCGCCGTCTACGTCCTGGCCCGGAACGCAAAGATGAAGGGGCTAGCGGGATCCTCCGGCGTCTCCGCGGTCTTCGGTATCACCGAGCCCGCTATCTTCGGCGTGAACCTGCGGCTACGCTGGCCCTTCTTCATCGCCATGGGGGCCTCCGCCGTGGGCGGCATGCTGGTCGCCCTCTTCGACGTCAAGTCCGTCGCACTCGGCGCCGCCGGGTTCATCGGCGTTGTCTCCATGCGTGCGAGCGACATGGGGACGTTTCTCCTGCTGTGCGCCGTCACTTTCGTGGTTTCCTTCGCCGCGGCCTTTTTCTACGGCCGAGTCATGGTCGCCCGCCGCGGCACCATCGACCCCGACGCGCCCGAGGACACCCGCGCGGATGCCGTCGCCGCCGCGACCATCGCGGAGGCCTCGGCCGACGCCACCCGGGTCGCCTCCCCGCTGACTGGCCGGGCCATCGCCTTGTCCGAGGTGTCGGACCCGATGGTCGCCGCGCTCAAGCTGGGGGAGGGCGTAGCCGTCACGCCGACGCGCGGCGAACTGCGCTCGCCCCTCGACGGCACCGTGGTGGTCACCTTCCCCTCCGGCCACGCGTACGCCGTGCGGGGCACGGGCACAGACGGCAAGAAGGTCGACGTGCTCATGCACATCGGTTTCGACACCGCGAACCTCAAGGGAGAGCACTTCACCCCGCGCGTTTCCAAAGGCGACACAGTCACCCGCGGGCAGCTGCTGGCCGAGTTCGACATCGGGGGCATCGCCGCCGCCGGCTACGAGGTGACCACCCCGTGGTGGTATCCAACACGAAGAAGGTCGGGGCGATCGCCCCGGCGCTCTTCCTGCCCGGCGACGTCGAAGCTGGGGAGGACCTGTTCACGGTGGAGCCGGCCGAGATTTGATTCCAGCGCCGCGGCCGTGGTTAAATACCACAGTTGCCTGGAGCTGGTCGGGGCGGGCGCGCGTTTCCGAGTGAACGCCCCGAGACCCTTCGACGCCGCGGGTATCGCCGAAAGCGGCAGCGGTGTTCGTCGATAAGCAAAAGTGCATAAATACATGTGACCACGTGCGCGCAGGACGGAAATCTGGCGCACATTCAACCAGGTCAGGAGACCACAGTGATTCAGCAGGAATCGCGTCTGAAGGTCGCCGACAACACCGGTGCGCGAGAGATTCTGTGCATCCGCGTGCTCGGCGGCTCTGTCCGACGCTTCGCCGGTATCGGCGACACGATCGTCGCCACCGTGAAGGAAGCTGCCCCCGGCGGCAACGTCAAGGAGGGTGAGGTCGTGCGCGCCGTCATCGTGCGCGCCAAGAAGGAGACCCGCCGCCCGGACGGCTCGTACATCGCGTTCGACGAGAACGCGGCCGTTCTGATCAAGAACGACACCGAGCCGCGCGGCACCCGCATCTTCGGCCCGGTCGCGCGCGAGCTGCGCGACAAGCGCTTCATGAAGATCGTTTCTCTCGCACCGGAGGTGATCTAGGTATGAAGATCAAGAAGGGCGATATGGTCCAGGTCATCTCGGGCAAGGACAAGGGCGCCCAGGGCAAGGTCATCGAGGCCTACCCGAAGCGCAACAAGGTCCTCGTCGAGGGCGTGAACCGCATCAAGAAGCACGTCGCGAACTCCTACAACGAGCGCGGCGCCGAGTCCGGCGGCATCGTCACCCAGGAGGCCCCCATCCACGTCTCCAACGTGATGGTCCTCGACTCCGACGGCACCCCGACCCGCGTGGGCTACCGTTTCGACGAAAACGGCAAGAAGGTCCGCGTTGCCAAGACGAACGGGAAGGACATCTAAGCATGGCTGAGAACTACACCCCGCGTCTCAAGACCCGCTACAAGGACGACATCCGCGCCAAGCTCAACGAGGAGTTCGGCTACGACAACGTCATGCAGATCCCCGGCCTGACCAAGATCGTGGTCAACATGGGTGTCGGCGACGCCGCCCGCGACTCCAAGGTCATCAACGGCGCGCTGGAGGACCTCACCGCGATCACCGGCCAGAAGCCGCAGCTGCGCCGCGCGAAGAAGTCCATCGCTAACTTCAAGCTCCGCGAGGGCATGCCCATCGGCGCGAAGGTCACCCTCCGCGGCGACCGCATGTGGGAGTTTCTGGACCGCCTGCTCAACGTCGCCCTGCCGCGTATCCGCGACTTCCGCGGCCTCAACGACAAGCAGTTCGACGGCGCCGGCAACTACACCTTCGGCCTGTCCGAGCAGACGATGTTCTACGAGATTGACATCGACAAGATCGACCGCGTCCGCGGCATGGACATCACCCTGGTGACCACCGCCACGAGCGACGACGAGGGCCGCTCCCTCCTGCGCCACCTCGGCTTCCCCTTCGCCGACAAGGACGGCAAGATGCAGCAAGCTTAAGCTTGTCGACGCCTCAACCCCCCGCACCGCCCACCGGGCCGTGACGGGGGTTTTGTCGTTGGTGGGGTGGCTGGGATCCCTGCGATTAAGATCCCTGCGGTTAAGGTCCCTGCGGTTAAGAACACAAGGGCAAGAATCCACGTGCGGACCCGAATGTCGTGGATTCTTACCCTTCTGTTCTTAACCAGGGGTGGGTGCGGGGCTGGCGCGGCTAGGGCCGGGCTTTGCCGTGGAACCAAAACGGGACCCAGACGACGTCGGAAGGGGGCAGGCCCCACTCCTTCACGGCGAGCGTGCGCACGGACTACCTGGCCGCGGTGGGGTGGCTGGGATCCCTGCGGTTAAGAACACAAGGGCAAGAATCCACGTGCGGACCCGAATGTCGTGGATTCTTACCCTTCTGTTCTTAACCAGGGGTGGGTGAGGGGCTGGCGCGGCTAGGGCCGGGCCTTGCCGTGGAACCAGAACGGGACCCAGACGACGTCGGAAGGGGGCAGGCCCCACTCCTTCACGGCGAGCGTGCGCACGGACTTGGTCAGGGCGCCCTCGCCGGAGACCCACACGGAGCGCGGCGGTTGCTTCTCACCGAAGCTGTCGCGCAGGGCGGACAGGGTGGCCTCGGTCTCAGCGGTTTTCGGCGCCTCGATGACGGTGAGGGAGGCCAGCACCTCGCCCCACTGTTCGGCCAGCCCGTCCTCGATCTCCTCGGGGGAGGTGACCACGGCGACGGCATGGGTCCTGGCGAGGGCCCGGGGGGCGTTTGCCTGCTGGTATGCCAGGATGTGGCGCAGGGCGGGCAGTGCCGAGGCGTCGGCCACGAGCAGCTGTGAGGAGGTCGGCGGCGTCCACAGGGCGGGGCAGGTGAACATGCCGGCGGTGTCGCCGGGGCGCGCCTGGCGGATCCACCGGGAACCTGGGCCGGTATCGCCGTGGGTGACCACGTCGACGTCGATAAGCTTGCGTGCGCTATCGAGGTTGCGAATGGTGTACCAGCGAAGGTCGGGGCGGGTCTCCTCGGGCATGGTTGCGACGGCCGCGCGGATGTTGATGCCGCTGAAGCTGAAGGGGCGGAAGGGGCGCCCCGGCTTCGGCATGAGTAGGCCGAAGTACTCGTCCGGCCCGCTCAAGGGGTAGTCGGCGAAGGCCTCCGCGGTGAAGGTGAGGCGGTGTAGCCGGGGTTTGAGCTGCTCGTTGGCGACGAGGGTGACGGGGTG
This is a stretch of genomic DNA from Corynebacterium auris. It encodes these proteins:
- the rplX gene encoding 50S ribosomal protein L24 — its product is MKIKKGDMVQVISGKDKGAQGKVIEAYPKRNKVLVEGVNRIKKHVANSYNERGAESGGIVTQEAPIHVSNVMVLDSDGTPTRVGYRFDENGKKVRVAKTNGKDI
- a CDS encoding siderophore-interacting protein, which codes for MPSHLLHPVTLVANEQLKPRLHRLTFTAEAFADYPLSGPDEYFGLLMPKPGRPFRPFSFSGINIRAAVATMPEETRPDLRWYTIRNLDSARKLIDVDVVTHGDTGPGSRWIRQARPGDTAGMFTCPALWTPPTSSQLLVADASALPALRHILAYQQANAPRALARTHAVAVVTSPEEIEDGLAEQWGEVLASLTVIEAPKTAETEATLSALRDSFGEKQPPRSVWVSGEGALTKSVRTLAVKEWGLPPSDVVWVPFWFHGKARP
- the rplE gene encoding 50S ribosomal protein L5 is translated as MAENYTPRLKTRYKDDIRAKLNEEFGYDNVMQIPGLTKIVVNMGVGDAARDSKVINGALEDLTAITGQKPQLRRAKKSIANFKLREGMPIGAKVTLRGDRMWEFLDRLLNVALPRIRDFRGLNDKQFDGAGNYTFGLSEQTMFYEIDIDKIDRVRGMDITLVTTATSDDEGRSLLRHLGFPFADKDGKMQQA
- the rplN gene encoding 50S ribosomal protein L14, coding for MIQQESRLKVADNTGAREILCIRVLGGSVRRFAGIGDTIVATVKEAAPGGNVKEGEVVRAVIVRAKKETRRPDGSYIAFDENAAVLIKNDTEPRGTRIFGPVARELRDKRFMKIVSLAPEVI